AGAACGACGTATCCCGCCGCGCGTCAGTCGCCCTTGTTGCGTAGGAAGATCGCGCTGGCCTGCACACGGGTGCGGACCTGGAGCTTGTCGAAGATGTGCGAGACGTGCACGCCGATGGTGCGCTCGCTGATGAACAGCCGCTGGCCGATCTCCCGGTTGGTGAGCCCCTCGGCGACCGCGGCGAGCACCTCCCGCTCCCGGGCGGTCAACGACGCCAGCTCGTCGCCGTCCGCCCCGGCGGCCGGACCGCCCGTGGCCGGACGTTCCTCCAGCGACACCCGCGCCCTGCCGGCGAGGGTACGGATCTCCGAGGTCAACGGCACCGCGCCGAGCCCCTGTGCCACCTCGTACGCCTGCCGCAGCAGCTTGGCTGCCGTGGCGCTGCGGCTGCGCCGGGCCAGCAGCGCCTCGGCCTGTCGCAGCCGGGAGTAGGCCGCCGGGTAGGGGTGGTGGCGGCGGTCCCACTGCGCCACCGAGCGGGCCCACAGCTCCGGGTCGCTGCTGTCGAGGCGGCTCACCTCGGCGGCGCACAGCGCCAGGAAGCCGTCCACCACGTCGCGCACCGGGCGGGCGGCGTGCTCGCTCTTGCGGGCGACCCGGTCGGCCACCTCCCGCAGCCGCCGCACCGCGGTCTCGTCCACGGCGATCGTGCGGCCGGCGTGCGCCTCGGCCTCGGCCCGCAGGCCGTGCCACACGAGCGCGGCGAGGATGCCCACGTCGTCGGAGCGGCTCTCGGTCAGGCCGCGCTGCACCGCCTGCCGGGCCAGGTCGTGCCGGCCCTGCCACATCGCCAGCCCCGCCCGCAGGGTGAGCAGCGGGATCACGTGCCGCGCCCCGCCGCCGGCGAGCACCGTGGCCACCGCGTCCAGGTCGCGGTCGGCGGCCTCGATGTCGCCGTAGCCCACTGACAGCCGGCAGCGCGCCAACAGCAGCTCCACCGCGTCGGCGCCGGAGGGGCGGTGCCGCAGCGCCGCCGCGACGACCTTCTCCGCCTCGGCCCACTGGCCGACCCGGAACAGCCCGTTGGTGGCGATGGCCAGCAGCCGGGTCTCGTACGTGCGGCCCAGGCCGAGTTCGGCCACCCGCTCGGCGCCCCGGCGGGCCACCACGACGCCCTCCTCCAGGACGTTCAGCGGGCCGGTCAGCAGCTCCGCCAGGTGCAGGTACGCGCACGCCACGTCCTCCGGGCGACCCGAGCGCTCGGCGGTCCCCAACGCGCGGCGCATCACCGCCAGCCCGGCGTCCGGGTCCTCCAGGTACGCCTCGGAGAAGCCGAGCGCGGCGCTGGCCAGCACCACCTCCGACGTGGAGCCCGTCACGTCGGCGGAGAGCTCCAGCGCCTCCCGGGCCCGCCGGCCGGCGTCGGCGTACCGGCCAAGGTGCAGCAGCAGCTCGGCCAGGTGCGCCGCGGCCGTGGCCCGCTCCCGGGGCGTGCAGTCCGCGGCCTCCAGGGCACGCTGGTACTCCGCCTCCGCTGGCGCCGACCGGCCGGCGGCGGCCAGGTAGCGGGCCCGGCGGATGTGCAGCGCGCAGGCCGACGGGTCGGTTTCGGCGGCGGCCAGCTCCTCCAGCAGCGCCAGCGCCCGGGCGTGCTCGCCGCAGTGGTGGGCGGCCTCGGCGGCGTGCCTGAGCAGCGTGACCCGGTCCACGTCCGGCGGCGTGCGGCCCGGCGAGGCGGCCAGCTGCAACGCGACCGACCAGTGCCGGTGCGCCTCGGCCCAGCCGTGCAGCCGCTCGGCCTCCCGGGCCGCGGCCATCGCCGCCGGCAGCGCCCGCGCCGGCTCGCCGGCCCGCCGCCAGTGGTGTGCAAGGCGTGCCTGGTGCAGCTCCGCCGGGGCTGCGGTGAGCGCCTCGGCGTAGCGGCGGTGCAGGGCGGCCCGCTCGGCCGGCAGCAGCTCGTGCTCCAGCACCTCGGCGACCAGCCGGTGCCGCAGCCGGTAGCCGTCGTCCGCGCTGACCAGCAGCCGGTGGGCGACCGCCGCCCGGGCCGCCTCGATCAGCTCGTCCTCGGGCAGCCGCACCACCCGGGCGAGCAGCCAGTGCTCCACGGGCTCGACCCCGGCCGCCACCGCGTGCACCACGGTGTGCGCGTGCTGCGGCAGCGCGTCCACCCGGGCCAGGAAGATCTCGCGCAGCGTGTCGGAGAGACCGTCCCGGCCGTCGCGCAGGTCGCGGGCCAGCTCCTCCACCACGAACGGGTTGCCGCCGCTGCGCTGCCACACCAGCTCCGCCGCTTCCGGGCTGAGCGCCCGCCCGACCACGGCGGCGGCGAGCCGGTCGGTGCCGGCCCGGTCCAGCGGGGCCAGGTCGAGCACCCGCACCGTACGCAGCCGGCGCAGCTCGGTGAGCACCCGGCGCAGCGGGTGCGCGCCCTGCAACGACTCGGCCCGCACCGCCGCGAGCACGGACAGCTGGAGGTCGCCCAACCCGGCCAGCAGGTAGAGCAGCAGCTGGCGGGTGCTCCGGTCGACCCACTGGAGGTCGTCCAGGACGAGCACCAGCGGCCGCCCCTCGGCGATCAGGTGCAGCCCCCGCGAGACCCGCTCCAGCAGTGCCCCGGCGCCGTCCGGGCCGGCGGTCTCCTCGGCGAACACCCGCAGGAGGCCACGGACCGCCGAGGAGGTCCGGGCCTCGGAACCGGTCAGTTCGGCGTCGAGGCGGCGCAGCGCCTGGAGCAGCGGGTGCAGGGGCGACGCGTCGCCGATGTCCAGACAGGAGCCGGTGAGCACCAGGGCCCCGGCGTCGCGCAGCCGGGCGCCCACCTCGCGCAGCAGCCGGGTCTTGCCGACGCCGCTCTCGCCGGTGAGGAAGACGGCGGCGGTGTTGCCCTGCGTGACGTCGTCGAGCAGCACGGACCGTACCGTCGTCACCAGGTCGGCCCGGCCGACGAGTGGTGCGGTGTCCACTTCGCTGGCCATGGCACGCAGCCTAGTCACAGGGCCCCGCACCGTTCTACGGGTCTTTCGCGCCTGCGGTACTCCTCGCGTCGACATTGCGACCGAAGGTTGCGCAGGGCCGACATACGTCGTTCGGCAGATCCCCCGTCGGCGGATCGGTGACAGTGTCCGAGGCGTCGTCAGCCACCGTGGGGAAAGGCGGGTGCGATGCCCATGCCCACCATCGTCGTCGGTTCGCAGCGGCTCACGTCGGCAGGCTGGCCGGTGCCGGAGGAGAGACGCCTCGTCACCGTGCTGTTCGTCGACATCGTCGGGTCGACCGCGCTCGTCGACCGGCTCGACCCCGAGGACGTGCGGATCCTGCAACGGGCGTACTTCGACACCGTGGGCGGGGTGCTGCGCCGGTGGCACGGGGTGGTCGAGAAGTACGTCGGCGACGCGGTGATGGCCCTGTTCGGGGCCCGCCGGTCCGACGGGTTCGACGCGTACCGGGCGGTGCGGGCGGCGCTGGAGATCCAGGGGGCCCTCGACCGGCGACCGCCACCCGGCGCGCCGCGCCTGCGGGTCCGGGCCGGGGTGGCCACCGGTGAGGCGCTGGTGGACCTCGCCGCGGCGCGCGACGGCGGGCACGGCGTGGCCAGCGGGGCGGTGATCACCACCGCCGCGCGGTTGCAGGAGTACGCCCCGCCCGGCGGGGTGGCGCTCTGCCCGGCCACCCACCGCGCCACCGTGGGGCTGGTCGGCCAGCGCCGCGTACCGCCGGTGGCCCTGGCCGGCAAGGCGCTGCCGGTCGACGTGTGGCACGCCACCGGCACGACCCGACCGGCCCCGCCCCGACACGAGGGGCCGCTGGTCGGGCGGCGGCGGGAACTGGCCGCCGCCCGGGACCTGATCGTCCGGGCCGTCCGGGGCCGTGACCCGCGCTGGCTGTCGCTGGTCGGCCCCGCCGGCAGCGGACGCAGCCGGCTGCTGCACGAGCTGACCCGGGCGGTACGGACCGTGGACGGGGCGCCGGTGCGCTGGTGCGTCGCGCACTGCCCGCCGTACCCGGAGCCCCTGGCGCCCGTCGCGGACCTGGTGCGCGGGCTCGCCGGCCTGCGCGCCGGTGAGCCGCCCGCGACGGTACGGCGGCGGCTCACCGCCGCCCTCACGGACCTGGTGCCGCCCGCCGGCCTGACGGAGGCGGTGTACGCGCTGGAGGCGCTGCTGGCCACGCCGGACGGCTCCGGCGACGCGGCGCGGGGCGCCGAGGTGGCACGCGAGGCGCTCCTGGGGCTCGCCGCCCGGCAGCCGGTGATGGTGGCGGTGGACGACCTCGACCGCGCCACCGCGGCGCTGAACCGCTTCCTGCACCGGCTCTTCGCG
The nucleotide sequence above comes from Micromonospora sp. M71_S20. Encoded proteins:
- a CDS encoding helix-turn-helix transcriptional regulator, with the translated sequence MASEVDTAPLVGRADLVTTVRSVLLDDVTQGNTAAVFLTGESGVGKTRLLREVGARLRDAGALVLTGSCLDIGDASPLHPLLQALRRLDAELTGSEARTSSAVRGLLRVFAEETAGPDGAGALLERVSRGLHLIAEGRPLVLVLDDLQWVDRSTRQLLLYLLAGLGDLQLSVLAAVRAESLQGAHPLRRVLTELRRLRTVRVLDLAPLDRAGTDRLAAAVVGRALSPEAAELVWQRSGGNPFVVEELARDLRDGRDGLSDTLREIFLARVDALPQHAHTVVHAVAAGVEPVEHWLLARVVRLPEDELIEAARAAVAHRLLVSADDGYRLRHRLVAEVLEHELLPAERAALHRRYAEALTAAPAELHQARLAHHWRRAGEPARALPAAMAAAREAERLHGWAEAHRHWSVALQLAASPGRTPPDVDRVTLLRHAAEAAHHCGEHARALALLEELAAAETDPSACALHIRRARYLAAAGRSAPAEAEYQRALEAADCTPRERATAAAHLAELLLHLGRYADAGRRAREALELSADVTGSTSEVVLASAALGFSEAYLEDPDAGLAVMRRALGTAERSGRPEDVACAYLHLAELLTGPLNVLEEGVVVARRGAERVAELGLGRTYETRLLAIATNGLFRVGQWAEAEKVVAAALRHRPSGADAVELLLARCRLSVGYGDIEAADRDLDAVATVLAGGGARHVIPLLTLRAGLAMWQGRHDLARQAVQRGLTESRSDDVGILAALVWHGLRAEAEAHAGRTIAVDETAVRRLREVADRVARKSEHAARPVRDVVDGFLALCAAEVSRLDSSDPELWARSVAQWDRRHHPYPAAYSRLRQAEALLARRSRSATAAKLLRQAYEVAQGLGAVPLTSEIRTLAGRARVSLEERPATGGPAAGADGDELASLTAREREVLAAVAEGLTNREIGQRLFISERTIGVHVSHIFDKLQVRTRVQASAIFLRNKGD